The Nocardia arthritidis genome has a window encoding:
- a CDS encoding nuclear transport factor 2 family protein: MTNIATALTDLLFDRQISVDTAFARHFTTDYRQRTDGVWSDNAEFVEHITHLRDVIADGRVEVHDELICGDRYADRHTVHARKVDGSEVAFEVLVFAELAADGRFQQIIETTTMLSGGAEDRGLGSAR, encoded by the coding sequence ATGACCAACATCGCCACCGCGCTCACCGACCTGCTGTTCGACCGGCAGATCTCCGTCGACACCGCCTTCGCACGGCACTTCACCACCGACTACCGCCAGCGCACCGACGGCGTCTGGAGCGACAACGCCGAATTCGTCGAGCACATCACCCACCTGCGGGACGTGATCGCCGACGGACGCGTCGAGGTGCACGACGAACTGATCTGCGGCGACCGCTACGCCGACCGGCACACCGTCCACGCCCGCAAAGTCGATGGCAGCGAGGTCGCCTTCGAGGTACTGGTATTCGCCGAACTCGCCGCCGACGGCCGCTTCCAGCAGATCATCGAAACCACCACCATGCTCTCCGGCGGAGCCGAGGATCGGGGGCTCGGCAGTGCTCGATGA
- a CDS encoding FAD-dependent monooxygenase, producing the protein MRNDTGSTAQAVADVVVVGAGPVGLWLTAELRLRGVSVLVLEKATVRDPRSRAVGMQAGTLDTFATRGVAERFIERGMPVPTGHFGAAGTRLDFRRVGALHPFSLALSQFVTEQLLEERATSMGAEVRRGQELISLTQDDEGVELIVRSEGRHVTLRTGWVVGCDGTRSAVRDAVGIGFPGSDTTLTGWLADVVLEDRPEEPLMARNSAGVVITAPMGNGLYRLAGISTATMRHGTGAPLTLEEAREYTRAVVGDDLGMHSPQWLSRYGNATRQATAYRSGRVLLAGDAAHMFFPAGGQGMNLGIQDATDLGWKLAATVRGRASARLLDSYDSERRPAAAAVMENTRAQVALFCAETPEELALRDAFSAALAQPETNLLWARRVAGFDDPRYAVAAEADGSPAHPLAGTRLAGLALRSDTPTGPAPHALLHDGRTVLLDLDGEHTSLTHSDDLACHSATVDRETAAEPWHDITSVLIRPDARIAWASTDRDPRRRAENVAAVLRGMSGHAVLV; encoded by the coding sequence ATGAGGAATGACACAGGCAGCACAGCCCAGGCGGTCGCCGATGTGGTCGTGGTCGGAGCCGGACCGGTCGGGCTCTGGCTCACCGCCGAACTGCGACTGCGCGGTGTGTCGGTGCTCGTTTTGGAGAAGGCCACGGTGCGCGATCCGCGCTCGCGTGCCGTCGGCATGCAGGCAGGCACATTGGACACCTTCGCCACCCGCGGTGTCGCCGAGCGCTTCATCGAGCGGGGGATGCCGGTTCCCACCGGGCATTTCGGTGCCGCGGGCACGCGGCTCGACTTCCGCCGCGTCGGGGCTCTCCATCCGTTCTCGCTGGCACTGAGCCAATTCGTCACCGAGCAATTGCTGGAAGAGCGCGCCACGTCGATGGGGGCCGAGGTGCGGCGCGGACAGGAGTTGATCTCGCTGACTCAGGACGACGAAGGCGTCGAACTCATCGTCCGTTCCGAAGGTCGGCACGTCACACTGCGCACCGGTTGGGTGGTGGGGTGCGACGGCACTCGCAGTGCCGTCCGCGATGCGGTCGGTATCGGCTTTCCGGGTTCGGACACCACACTGACCGGCTGGCTGGCCGATGTCGTTCTCGAGGATCGGCCCGAGGAGCCGCTCATGGCGCGCAATAGCGCCGGCGTCGTGATCACGGCTCCGATGGGGAACGGTCTGTACCGCCTCGCGGGTATCTCCACGGCGACCATGCGCCACGGCACCGGCGCACCTTTGACGCTGGAGGAGGCGCGGGAGTACACCCGCGCAGTGGTCGGCGATGATCTCGGCATGCATTCGCCCCAGTGGCTGTCCCGGTACGGAAACGCCACTCGGCAGGCCACCGCCTACCGCTCGGGACGGGTTCTGCTCGCCGGAGATGCCGCCCATATGTTTTTCCCCGCCGGAGGGCAAGGCATGAATCTCGGTATCCAGGACGCCACCGATCTCGGCTGGAAGCTGGCGGCGACGGTTCGGGGACGTGCCTCGGCGCGCCTTCTCGACAGTTACGACAGCGAACGGCGCCCGGCCGCGGCGGCGGTCATGGAGAACACCCGAGCCCAAGTCGCACTGTTCTGCGCCGAAACCCCGGAGGAGCTCGCTCTGCGCGACGCCTTCTCCGCAGCTTTGGCGCAACCGGAAACAAACCTTTTGTGGGCCCGGCGAGTGGCCGGTTTCGATGACCCCCGCTACGCCGTCGCCGCCGAAGCCGACGGCAGTCCTGCGCACCCCCTCGCGGGGACACGGCTCGCCGGACTCGCACTGCGCTCGGACACGCCTACGGGACCGGCTCCCCACGCATTGCTCCACGACGGCAGGACAGTGCTGCTGGACCTCGACGGCGAGCACACCTCACTCACCCACTCCGACGACCTCGCATGTCATTCCGCCACCGTCGACCGGGAGACCGCCGCCGAGCCGTGGCACGACATCACCAGCGTGCTGATCCGGCCCGACGCACGGATCGCCTGGGCCAGCACAGACCGCGATCCCCGACGCCGCGCCGAGAACGTTGCGGCCGTCCTGCGTGGTATGTCAGGACACGCGGTTCTCGTCTAG
- a CDS encoding aldo/keto reductase has translation MEYTRLGASGLRVSRIALGCMSFGVPTERAPWALDEEHAEPFFRQAVELGITFWDTANRYGNGTSEQIVGRALRKYTRRDDIVLATKLGLPMHAGPGGSGLSRKAIFEQIDASLTRLGTDYVDLYQIHRFDPYTPVEETMAALHDVVTAGKARYLGASSMWAWQFATMQHAAQDGGWTRFVSMQDQYSVLHREEEREMFGLLSELGVGSIPWSPLAGGRATKPWGDRSTRRAEANRDVDFDGRPLIFDTDKAIVDAIERIAQQRGISMAQVALAWVLKNPVVDAPIVGATKPHHLAEAVAALDIHLTDTEIRSLEEPYVTRTPTYFG, from the coding sequence ATGGAGTACACCCGTCTCGGCGCCTCGGGTTTGCGGGTGAGCCGAATCGCCCTGGGCTGCATGAGTTTCGGTGTCCCGACCGAGCGCGCCCCCTGGGCGCTGGACGAAGAGCACGCCGAACCGTTCTTCCGGCAGGCCGTCGAGCTCGGTATCACGTTCTGGGACACCGCAAATCGGTACGGCAACGGCACCTCCGAACAGATCGTCGGACGTGCCCTGCGCAAATACACCCGTCGCGACGACATCGTGCTGGCGACCAAACTGGGCCTGCCGATGCATGCGGGACCGGGCGGTTCCGGCCTGTCCCGCAAGGCGATCTTCGAACAGATCGACGCCTCCCTGACCCGCCTCGGCACCGACTACGTCGATCTCTACCAGATTCATCGCTTCGACCCATATACCCCGGTCGAGGAGACGATGGCGGCGCTACATGATGTGGTGACAGCGGGCAAGGCCCGCTACCTCGGCGCATCCTCGATGTGGGCCTGGCAGTTCGCCACGATGCAGCATGCCGCGCAGGACGGTGGCTGGACGCGGTTCGTGTCCATGCAGGACCAGTACAGCGTGCTGCACCGCGAGGAGGAGCGCGAAATGTTCGGCCTCCTAAGCGAATTGGGTGTGGGCAGCATTCCGTGGAGCCCGCTCGCCGGTGGCCGCGCCACCAAACCGTGGGGCGACCGTTCGACCCGGCGCGCCGAAGCCAATCGCGATGTCGACTTCGACGGCCGCCCACTGATTTTCGATACCGACAAGGCGATCGTCGACGCGATCGAGCGAATTGCCCAGCAGCGCGGGATATCCATGGCTCAGGTCGCTCTGGCGTGGGTGCTGAAGAACCCGGTCGTCGATGCCCCGATCGTCGGCGCCACCAAGCCGCACCACCTCGCCGAGGCCGTCGCGGCGCTCGACATCCACCTCACCGACACCGAGATCCGCTCCCTGGAAGAGCCCTACGTCACCCGCACACCGACCTATTTCGGATAG
- a CDS encoding DUF4232 domain-containing protein, which produces MTMREMDMRHPMWAAVIGSAVLALAGCSGSTDKAAPATTTAGSVALPSGVDTRQQSKSDIQCAASDLKVGIPGWDAKQPVPSVVVAEIDFTNVSGRACTLNGFPGVALVDTAGQTNDFDREQFKPPVPVTVSAGQTVSAKTSGGLGVYDPEHPDANATSLTIDPARLLVTPPNTSTTVSFPWPWPGRKVVDLFGSTHARPYVFPVGVGGN; this is translated from the coding sequence ATGACGATGCGGGAGATGGATATGCGACATCCCATGTGGGCAGCGGTGATCGGGTCCGCCGTGCTGGCTCTGGCGGGATGTTCGGGATCGACCGACAAGGCGGCCCCAGCCACGACCACCGCCGGATCCGTCGCACTACCCTCCGGCGTCGATACGCGACAGCAGTCGAAAAGCGATATCCAGTGCGCGGCTTCGGATTTGAAGGTCGGTATTCCCGGTTGGGATGCGAAACAGCCCGTGCCGAGCGTGGTCGTCGCCGAAATCGACTTCACCAACGTTTCCGGTCGCGCATGCACGCTCAACGGATTTCCGGGCGTGGCCTTGGTGGACACGGCGGGGCAGACGAACGATTTCGACCGCGAACAGTTCAAACCGCCGGTACCCGTGACGGTTTCAGCGGGCCAGACCGTCTCGGCGAAGACCTCCGGCGGACTCGGCGTCTACGACCCCGAGCATCCCGACGCCAACGCCACGTCGTTGACCATCGACCCGGCCCGTCTGCTGGTGACGCCGCCGAATACCTCGACAACCGTCAGCTTCCCGTGGCCTTGGCCCGGCCGTAAGGTCGTCGATCTCTTCGGCTCGACACACGCACGTCCCTACGTCTTCCCGGTCGGCGTCGGCGGCAACTGA
- a CDS encoding ArsR/SmtB family transcription factor: MPPLPHPGRAQLQLADVLAALGHPLRLRIVRALATGEERSCGTVLPDGASVPKSSASHHWRILREGGVVRQRRDGRYLMVSLRRDDLAARFPGLLDVVVAADTSEATAADDQLPPTPTGKT, translated from the coding sequence GTGCCACCACTCCCACACCCCGGCCGCGCGCAGTTGCAACTGGCGGATGTCCTTGCGGCCCTGGGGCATCCGCTGCGATTGCGGATCGTTCGAGCACTGGCCACGGGGGAGGAGCGCAGCTGCGGAACAGTACTGCCGGACGGTGCGAGCGTGCCGAAATCCAGCGCCAGCCACCATTGGCGAATACTGCGCGAGGGCGGTGTCGTGCGCCAGCGCCGAGACGGCCGCTACCTGATGGTGTCGCTGCGTCGCGACGATCTGGCGGCGCGATTTCCCGGGTTGTTGGACGTTGTTGTCGCGGCTGATACTTCGGAGGCGACCGCGGCGGATGATCAGTTGCCGCCGACGCCGACCGGGAAGACGTAG
- a CDS encoding nuclear transport factor 2 family protein has protein sequence MTVSPDAAVVQEFLRAVGAKDWPAARATLNEDVVWTLPGTGPISGEAHGPTAVLDRARTITSANVTIEPQHLHLGYRSIAVTVHNTARRADAELDEWLAIVFTCRDGRITTIDTHISDVPMMERFFAV, from the coding sequence GTGACCGTTTCGCCCGATGCCGCCGTAGTGCAGGAATTCCTCCGCGCGGTCGGCGCGAAGGATTGGCCCGCCGCGCGGGCAACACTGAACGAGGACGTGGTGTGGACGCTGCCGGGCACCGGCCCGATCTCCGGCGAGGCCCACGGCCCGACCGCGGTGCTCGACCGGGCGCGGACCATCACCTCGGCCAATGTGACGATCGAACCGCAACATCTGCACCTGGGCTACCGCAGCATCGCGGTCACGGTGCACAACACGGCCCGCCGCGCCGACGCCGAACTCGACGAGTGGCTCGCCATCGTCTTCACCTGCCGGGACGGCCGCATCACCACGATCGACACCCACATTTCCGATGTGCCGATGATGGAACGCTTCTTCGCCGTCTGA
- a CDS encoding ADP-ribosylglycohydrolase family protein has product MHVDLMFDSLDGLSVGDALGAEFPIMRRSIPDLRAGDLPGGPWRWTDDTEMACSVVAELLGHGGIDQDRLAGAFAKRFDRSRDYGFLAADTLRRIRDGGHWRTAAGAAFDHQGSCGNGAAMRVAPLGAYFAGDPKKIAAEAIRSAQVTHMHPEGVAGAVAVALAAGQAAHARMSGIRPAPAEFITAILDRLDDGETSRLIRRARALLGSSFEEAAAELGNGSRVTAQNTVPFTLWVAATHLGDYPTAVATCIAAGGDIDTTSAIVGGIVAANTGAPPAWLAAREPLPGWLDPVRTRRRKNSGFIRRWLS; this is encoded by the coding sequence ATGCATGTCGATTTGATGTTCGACTCACTGGATGGGCTGTCCGTGGGGGATGCGCTCGGCGCGGAGTTTCCGATCATGCGGCGGTCGATTCCGGATCTTCGGGCCGGTGACCTGCCGGGCGGGCCGTGGCGGTGGACCGACGACACCGAAATGGCCTGCAGCGTGGTCGCCGAACTCCTCGGCCACGGCGGGATCGATCAGGACCGGCTGGCCGGCGCCTTCGCGAAACGGTTCGACCGCAGCCGCGACTACGGCTTCCTGGCGGCCGACACCTTGCGGCGCATCCGGGATGGTGGGCACTGGCGAACGGCGGCCGGAGCCGCATTCGATCATCAGGGTTCCTGCGGCAACGGTGCGGCCATGCGAGTGGCACCGCTGGGCGCCTACTTCGCCGGCGACCCGAAAAAGATTGCCGCCGAGGCGATCCGATCGGCGCAGGTGACGCATATGCATCCCGAAGGCGTCGCCGGCGCGGTCGCGGTCGCACTCGCGGCCGGTCAGGCCGCCCATGCTCGCATGAGCGGGATTCGGCCCGCCCCAGCGGAATTCATCACCGCCATCCTCGACCGGCTCGACGACGGCGAGACGAGCCGACTGATCCGCCGCGCCCGCGCCCTGCTCGGCTCGTCATTCGAGGAGGCCGCGGCCGAACTCGGCAACGGATCCCGGGTAACCGCGCAGAACACGGTGCCGTTCACGCTGTGGGTAGCGGCAACGCATCTGGGCGACTACCCGACGGCCGTCGCCACCTGCATCGCCGCGGGCGGTGATATCGACACGACCAGCGCCATCGTCGGCGGAATCGTCGCCGCCAACACCGGCGCACCACCGGCCTGGCTCGCCGCGCGAGAACCGTTGCCCGGCTGGCTCGATCCGGTCCGCACCCGACGGCGGAAGAACTCCGGATTCATTCGAAGGTGGTTGTCCTGA